One genomic window of Coriobacteriia bacterium includes the following:
- the queA gene encoding tRNA preQ1(34) S-adenosylmethionine ribosyltransferase-isomerase QueA gives MLTDDFDYDLPTGRIAQHPAEPRDSCRLMVLDRVTGDLWHRTFSDLPEYLHTGDVLVVNETRVLPARLLGVKDETGGAVEVLLLRERYANAWECLVKPGRRLRPGAKMVFGDGAMTGLVVEQTDESGGRLVQFRLGSGETTLLDVVHRIGEVPLPPYITKSLTNPELYQTVYARDERSAAAPTAGLHFTEELLGRIEDAGVRIETVELDVGIDTFRPVSEEDPQKHHIHTEHFRVSAKTALAVNEAHAKGGRVLAVGTTSVRALESAADPETGAARAAEGSTSLYILPGYEFRVVDAMVTNFHVPRSTLLMMVSAFAGRERILGAYETAIRDNYRMLSFGDAMLIF, from the coding sequence GTGCTCACCGACGATTTCGACTACGACCTGCCCACGGGCAGAATCGCGCAACATCCTGCTGAGCCGCGCGATTCGTGTCGGCTGATGGTGCTTGACCGTGTGACGGGGGACCTGTGGCACAGAACGTTCTCGGACTTGCCCGAATACCTGCACACCGGGGACGTGCTTGTCGTCAACGAGACGCGTGTGTTGCCCGCGCGGCTTCTGGGCGTCAAGGACGAAACGGGAGGCGCCGTGGAGGTGCTTCTGCTTCGGGAGCGCTATGCGAATGCATGGGAATGCCTGGTCAAACCGGGGCGTCGCCTACGCCCAGGGGCGAAGATGGTGTTCGGCGACGGGGCAATGACGGGGCTGGTCGTCGAGCAGACGGACGAGAGCGGGGGACGTCTGGTGCAGTTTCGCCTCGGATCCGGCGAGACGACCCTGCTTGACGTCGTGCACCGTATCGGCGAGGTTCCGCTTCCGCCCTACATAACGAAGTCGCTCACCAATCCGGAGCTCTACCAGACTGTCTACGCACGTGACGAGCGCTCGGCTGCAGCACCTACGGCAGGGCTACACTTCACGGAGGAGCTTCTCGGCAGGATCGAAGATGCCGGGGTGCGCATCGAGACTGTCGAGCTCGATGTGGGCATCGATACATTCAGGCCCGTGAGCGAAGAGGATCCACAGAAGCATCATATCCACACGGAGCACTTTCGTGTGTCGGCCAAGACGGCTCTGGCGGTCAATGAGGCCCACGCAAAGGGCGGGCGAGTGTTGGCTGTGGGAACGACGAGCGTGCGGGCTCTCGAGAGTGCAGCCGACCCCGAGACCGGCGCTGCGCGAGCCGCCGAGGGGTCGACCTCGCTCTATATCCTTCCGGGATATGAATTCCGCGTGGTGGACGCGATGGTGACGAACTTCCATGTCCCACGCTCCACGCTTCTCATGATGGTGAGCGCTTTCGCCGGCAGGGAACGGATTCTTGGCGCGTACGAGACGGCCATTCGCGACAACTACCGCATGCTGTCGTTCGGTGATGCGATGCTCATTTTCTAG
- a CDS encoding CehA/McbA family metallohydrolase: MSAADLHIHTTSSDGIASPREVLEWVSEDTDLAVIAICDHNTNEGALEAAALASRYRVEVVVGQEVESAQGHILGLWTPKLVKPGMSAEETVSAIHAQDGLAIIAHPYAPWWWHKLGLRHGTTESYDGVAFDGVEVANSTPMLLLANFRARRYWRENAHRLAATGGSDAHMLSPIGTSRTLFPGATAADLRLALENRTTEGGGPTFNPLRTLTYARKVREIRKRDHEYKQREIERALSLGCVADEIPALTQI, translated from the coding sequence ATGTCCGCCGCAGATCTGCACATCCACACCACATCTTCCGACGGCATCGCATCACCTCGCGAAGTCTTGGAATGGGTGTCTGAAGACACCGACCTTGCCGTCATCGCCATATGCGACCACAACACAAACGAAGGCGCTCTCGAAGCAGCCGCACTCGCTTCACGGTACCGCGTCGAAGTCGTTGTCGGCCAGGAAGTGGAAAGCGCCCAAGGGCATATTCTCGGCCTGTGGACGCCCAAGCTCGTCAAGCCCGGGATGAGCGCCGAGGAGACCGTATCGGCCATCCACGCTCAGGACGGGCTCGCAATCATCGCCCATCCCTACGCTCCCTGGTGGTGGCACAAACTCGGCTTGCGTCATGGAACAACCGAGTCCTACGATGGCGTCGCTTTCGATGGAGTCGAGGTCGCCAACTCAACGCCGATGCTCCTTCTTGCCAACTTCCGAGCCCGTCGGTACTGGCGCGAGAACGCGCACCGCCTTGCGGCAACCGGAGGAAGCGACGCACACATGCTGTCGCCCATCGGCACGAGCCGCACCTTGTTCCCCGGGGCGACAGCCGCGGATCTGAGACTTGCGTTGGAGAACCGCACGACTGAAGGCGGGGGTCCGACGTTCAACCCGCTGCGAACTCTGACCTACGCGCGCAAGGTCAGAGAAATCCGGAAACGAGACCACGAGTACAAGCAGCGCGAGATTGAACGCGCACTATCGCTGGGCTGCGTCGCCGACGAGATTCCGGCACTCACCCAGATCTAG
- a CDS encoding epoxyqueuosine reductase QueH — translation MRLALHACCGSCLIEPLDEYRARFGDACVIYANPNIHPLEEYERRRSVLLAYAQQQDVAVLEVAYQPEVWMERVGPLAETGAERCRACYALRLGLAAQCAAENGFEALATTLTVSPYQDPELIRIEGERACGEAGIAYVHEDFRQRYPRATRRSREIGMYRQNYCGCIFSEDEARRARDERRASRHTAPGGG, via the coding sequence ATGAGGCTTGCGCTGCACGCATGCTGTGGATCGTGTCTGATCGAGCCGCTTGATGAGTATCGCGCGCGGTTCGGCGATGCATGCGTCATCTATGCGAATCCAAACATCCATCCGCTTGAGGAATACGAGCGCAGACGTTCGGTATTGCTTGCCTACGCGCAGCAGCAGGATGTGGCCGTGCTTGAAGTCGCCTATCAACCGGAAGTCTGGATGGAGCGGGTCGGGCCTCTTGCCGAGACAGGCGCAGAGCGGTGTCGGGCATGCTACGCATTGCGTCTCGGTCTCGCGGCTCAGTGCGCTGCCGAGAACGGCTTCGAGGCGCTCGCTACCACGCTCACGGTGAGCCCCTACCAGGACCCCGAACTCATTCGTATCGAGGGCGAGCGCGCCTGCGGAGAGGCGGGGATCGCCTACGTTCACGAAGACTTCCGGCAGCGGTATCCCCGGGCCACTCGGCGGTCTCGGGAGATCGGGATGTACCGCCAGAACTACTGCGGATGCATATTCTCTGAAGACGAGGCGCGCCGCGCGAGAGACGAACGCAGGGCCTCGAGACACACGGCGCCCGGTGGCGGCTAG
- the folD gene encoding bifunctional methylenetetrahydrofolate dehydrogenase/methenyltetrahydrofolate cyclohydrolase FolD, protein MAQIIDGKLVASEVRKKAAELVQRVKAAGVEPGLAVVLIGDDPASQSYVRMKERDCAEVGINSVDFRRPANTTQEELNAIIGSCNADPSIHGILVQFPLPKHLDEEIALELISPEKDADGLHPENLGRLVRGIRAARACTPWGVMAMLDHYGIDPSGKSAVVIGRSSIVGKPMALMLLERNATVTVCHSRTRDLAAVCRQADILVSAIGRPKMITPDYVKEGAVVIDVGINRTEAGMVGDVDFGAVEPLASWISPVPGGVGPMTRAMLVMNTAEAAARVAGVSL, encoded by the coding sequence ATGGCGCAGATCATCGACGGCAAGCTGGTTGCATCTGAGGTTCGCAAGAAGGCCGCGGAGCTGGTCCAGCGCGTGAAAGCCGCCGGTGTGGAGCCAGGCTTGGCGGTCGTGCTCATCGGGGATGATCCTGCCTCGCAGTCCTATGTGCGCATGAAAGAGCGCGATTGCGCCGAGGTCGGCATAAACAGTGTTGACTTTCGGCGTCCCGCGAATACCACACAGGAGGAGCTCAACGCGATCATCGGGTCGTGCAACGCCGATCCATCCATCCACGGTATCCTCGTCCAGTTTCCGCTGCCCAAGCACCTTGATGAGGAGATCGCGCTGGAACTGATCAGTCCCGAGAAGGATGCCGATGGGCTGCATCCCGAGAACCTCGGGCGCCTCGTGCGAGGAATCCGTGCTGCCCGTGCATGCACGCCGTGGGGAGTCATGGCGATGCTTGACCATTACGGGATCGATCCATCGGGCAAGAGCGCCGTGGTCATCGGCAGGTCCTCGATCGTCGGCAAGCCGATGGCGCTTATGCTTCTGGAGCGAAACGCGACCGTCACTGTCTGCCATTCGCGAACTCGCGATCTCGCAGCCGTCTGCAGACAGGCCGACATTCTGGTGTCGGCGATCGGGCGTCCCAAGATGATCACGCCCGACTACGTGAAGGAGGGCGCGGTGGTCATCGACGTCGGGATCAACCGGACCGAGGCGGGTATGGTCGGCGATGTGGACTTCGGGGCCGTTGAGCCGCTTGCCAGCTGGATCTCGCCGGTTCCGGGCGGTGTGGGACCGATGACTCGTGCGATGCTCGTCATGAACACCGCCGAGGCGGCCGCCAGAGTAGCGGGCGTGTCGCTGTAG
- a CDS encoding superoxide reductase produces the protein MPDAPILGGIHRPEDLTTADDFTKKHTPFVSCERTGESCEVFVEVGHAVSHPNTPDHFIEWIELRVGDATVARFDFSAVVTQPSIKCRLNLEPSTEIVAYASCNLHGVWAAGITV, from the coding sequence ATGCCTGATGCTCCGATCCTGGGCGGAATACATCGCCCTGAAGACCTTACCACCGCCGACGACTTCACAAAGAAGCACACGCCGTTCGTGTCGTGCGAGCGAACCGGCGAGTCCTGTGAGGTCTTTGTCGAGGTCGGCCATGCGGTCTCGCATCCAAACACCCCGGATCATTTCATCGAGTGGATCGAGCTACGGGTCGGCGACGCCACCGTCGCTCGCTTCGACTTTTCCGCAGTCGTAACACAGCCGTCGATCAAATGCCGCCTGAATCTCGAGCCGAGCACAGAAATCGTGGCGTACGCATCATGCAATCTGCATGGAGTCTGGGCGGCCGGAATCACAGTCTAG
- the ruvB gene encoding Holliday junction branch migration DNA helicase RuvB, protein MRRTGVAQVRAETPWGCEVTTLWEAGSSRDADVERLVSADFTEDDLEIDRSLRPKRLAEYLGQGRVKENLTVLIEAARGRNEPLDHVLLSGPPGLGKTTLAQVIANELGVTLKTTSGPAIERAGDLAAILTNLDERDVLFIDEIHRLNRAVEEILYPAMEDYVLDIVIGKGPAARSIRLDLPKFTLVGATTRTGLLTGPLRDRFGIAFRLDYYTPGELQAIVERSAGILGVDIDAEGAAEISRRSRGTPRLANRLLKRVRDYAQVRRDGRVDEDIAAEALAFFEVDHLGLDTMDNKILSTLAQTFVGRPVGLNTLASSVGEDPETLEDVYEPFLLQLGLLLRTPKGRQATARTYAHLGLAAPAGAPDQGGLF, encoded by the coding sequence ATCAGGCGCACAGGCGTTGCTCAAGTACGCGCTGAGACGCCTTGGGGGTGCGAAGTGACCACGCTTTGGGAGGCGGGCTCATCCCGCGATGCCGATGTCGAGCGGCTTGTCTCGGCAGACTTCACGGAAGACGACCTCGAGATAGACCGCTCACTTCGGCCAAAGAGGCTTGCAGAGTATCTCGGGCAAGGACGCGTCAAAGAGAACTTGACTGTTCTGATCGAGGCGGCGCGGGGGCGCAACGAACCGCTCGACCACGTGCTTCTGTCCGGGCCTCCAGGCTTGGGAAAGACGACGCTGGCGCAGGTCATCGCCAACGAGCTGGGCGTGACCCTGAAGACAACGAGCGGCCCGGCCATCGAGCGCGCAGGTGATCTGGCTGCGATTCTGACGAATCTCGATGAACGTGATGTCCTCTTCATCGACGAGATTCACCGGCTCAACCGCGCGGTTGAGGAGATCCTCTATCCGGCGATGGAAGACTACGTGCTGGATATCGTCATCGGCAAGGGGCCGGCGGCTCGGTCGATCAGACTCGATCTGCCCAAGTTCACCTTGGTCGGTGCCACGACACGAACCGGCCTTCTCACCGGGCCTCTGCGTGACCGGTTCGGCATAGCGTTTCGCCTCGACTATTACACACCCGGCGAGCTGCAGGCGATCGTTGAGCGCTCGGCCGGAATCTTGGGCGTTGACATCGATGCCGAGGGTGCGGCGGAGATATCGCGCCGCAGCCGGGGCACACCCCGGCTGGCAAACAGGCTGCTGAAGCGGGTTCGCGACTACGCGCAGGTGCGACGCGACGGGCGGGTCGATGAGGACATCGCCGCAGAGGCGCTGGCATTCTTCGAGGTCGACCATCTGGGCCTGGACACGATGGACAACAAGATTCTCAGTACGCTGGCCCAGACGTTTGTGGGCAGACCTGTCGGCCTGAACACGCTCGCAAGCTCTGTGGGGGAAGATCCTGAAACGCTGGAAGACGTGTACGAGCCGTTCCTCCTTCAACTCGGGTTGCTGCTTCGTACGCCCAAGGGGCGTCAGGCAACCGCACGTACGTATGCTCACCTGGGCCTCGCGGCGCCAGCGGGAGCTCCGGACCAAGGAGGGCTCTTCTGA
- the ruvA gene encoding Holliday junction branch migration protein RuvA, with amino-acid sequence MIAFLRGRVVVKASTYALVEVGGVGYRLSMSSSSLAALPATGDDTLLWTHLHIREDELSLFGFSSEMEKDAFEQLITVSGVGPKVALATLSALSPDALALAVASEDIATISGVSGIGKKTAQRIILDLKDKLGAKVQGVPSAHRGRGGKGAAEATDALLAMGFSSAEIAAAVQGYDGSGSGAQALLKYALRRLGGAK; translated from the coding sequence ATGATAGCGTTCTTGAGAGGCCGTGTGGTCGTGAAGGCGTCGACATATGCGCTGGTGGAGGTCGGAGGAGTGGGCTATCGGCTGTCGATGTCGAGCAGTTCGCTGGCGGCTCTGCCTGCCACGGGAGATGACACGCTTCTGTGGACGCACCTGCATATCAGAGAGGACGAGCTGTCCCTTTTCGGCTTCTCAAGCGAGATGGAGAAGGATGCGTTCGAACAACTGATCACGGTCTCGGGGGTCGGGCCGAAGGTCGCGCTCGCTACATTGTCCGCCCTCTCGCCGGATGCTTTGGCCCTCGCGGTGGCCTCCGAGGACATCGCGACGATCTCGGGCGTTTCGGGCATTGGGAAGAAGACGGCGCAAAGGATCATCCTCGACCTCAAAGATAAGCTCGGTGCCAAGGTGCAAGGAGTGCCGTCGGCCCATCGCGGCAGAGGTGGAAAAGGTGCGGCGGAAGCGACGGACGCACTTCTGGCGATGGGCTTCTCCTCGGCCGAGATAGCGGCAGCCGTCCAAGGTTACGATGGTTCGGGATCAGGCGCACAGGCGTTGCTCAAGTACGCGCTGAGACGCCTTGGGGGTGCGAAGTGA
- the ruvC gene encoding crossover junction endodeoxyribonuclease RuvC codes for MVFLGIDPGLAHTGWGVVERNGSKLRCVAYGCIATTPREELAQRLTAIHDGVACVIEKYRPEECGIESVYFGANAKSAFATGQARGVAILATAGARLQLGEYSPVQIKSAVAGTGTADKRQITYMVRVMLGLDHDPVPDHAADALAAAICHANLRDSIALTAIAERTGR; via the coding sequence ATGGTCTTTCTCGGCATCGATCCCGGGCTCGCTCATACCGGGTGGGGCGTAGTTGAGCGCAACGGTTCCAAACTGCGGTGCGTCGCCTACGGGTGTATCGCGACCACTCCCAGGGAAGAACTCGCCCAACGCCTCACCGCGATTCATGACGGAGTGGCTTGTGTGATCGAGAAGTACCGGCCCGAGGAATGCGGCATCGAGAGTGTGTACTTCGGCGCCAACGCCAAGAGCGCGTTTGCCACGGGTCAGGCGCGCGGAGTCGCGATCCTAGCGACGGCAGGCGCACGGCTGCAGTTGGGCGAGTACTCGCCCGTGCAGATCAAGAGCGCTGTTGCCGGGACCGGTACGGCCGACAAGCGGCAGATCACGTACATGGTGCGCGTCATGCTCGGCCTCGATCACGACCCTGTGCCCGACCACGCTGCCGACGCACTGGCGGCGGCGATCTGCCATGCGAACCTGCGCGACAGCATCGCGCTTACCGCAATCGCCGAGAGGACCGGCCGATGA